AGCACTCTTGCATATAAAAAGAGCGACAACTATAGCCTATTTGTTTTGTACAATAAAAAAGACTTTGTGCTACGTAAAAAAGATTATTTCTTTGAGTTGTTTGGCCCGGGGCCAAGAAAACATGGCAACACTACTTTGGGGTGTAATTCAAACAATGAAGCCATTAAACTAAAAGATTATTTTATTCAGCACTTTCACGGCTCTAAAATAACCCTGATTAATATGACTGATTTGATTGAAAAATGTCATCATTTACGCTGTTATTGCGAAGGTGACAATTTAAAAACTGCTATTCAGTTAATGAACCACACAATTACTAATTCAAACGGAAATAAAATACTAAACAAATAAATATTATGTCATTGAACATTAATCATCCGGCACCACTCTTTGAAAGTTTCAATTCTGAAAAACAACCATTTTCCCTTGAACAATTGAAAGGAAAGAATGTATTACTCTTATTTTTCCCGGCAGCATTTACCAGTACTTGTACAAAAGAATTGTGCAGTGTCAGAGATGATTTGTCTTATTATAACAACTTAGATTGTACAGTAATTGGCATCTCAACAGATACAATCTATTCGCTGGCAAAATATAAAGAAGAACAAAAGTTGAACTTCCAGTTGGTCTCAGATTACAACAAAGAAATAGGTAAAATTTATCATGTACAATATGAACTGTTTGGGTTAGGCATGAAAGGTATTACAAAACGAGCTGCATTTCTCATTGATAAAAGTGGAATTCTACGCTACTTGGAAGTATTAGAAAACGCAGGAGAAATTCCTGACTTTAATAAAATCAAATCAGTTCTTGATAGTTTGTGATTGTGCAATGGTCGTTGCTAGAATGCGGTGGCCATAGTTATTAAAATGAATATCATTTTTGTAATAGGGAGATTTGTTGGTTTCTAAATAAAAGCTTTGCAAAGGACTTTGCGAATCAAGAAAATCACATCTGCCGGAACACCATGCTTTTATCTGATTTGAAAAACTATCTGTATTAATATCAGTCTTCAGAATATCCCTTTTTGAAGGAATACACGATACAATTACCCTAATCTTATTATCCTTACAAAGTGCAACAAATTTTTCTAAGTAAGTTAATGTTGGTTCAGCAAGTATATCTTTACTCTCATTCAAAGCAGATTCATTTAAATTCCGATTGTTTTCGAATTTTACAGTCATCTGCATATAAAATTTACGAACTAATCGAAGCAGGTTTGAGTTTCTTATTATTTCATACTTCCATTGTGGCATACCGCCATCAACAGCCGTCACTTCTTGTCCATTAAACTTTGCTTTGTTAAAATATTGTTTGTCTTCAGCAACATCGTTAGCATATAAAAATAAAAAAGCAACATCCGGTTTATCACTTTTCAATAAATGCTTCAATTTTAAATAATGCAGAATTGGACTGTATGCACCAACAGCAAAATTTTTAAAACATACATCAGGAAAATCTTTCTCCAATATTCCAACAACAGATGAATCATAATTTACTTGAAGTGCTTCAATATAGGAGTCGCCAAAAAACCAAATTTTTCCCCTGCAATTCTCTGTCTTTTTTTCATTCGGGTTAACAACACAACCCATCCTATCATATCTTACCTGAATATTTCCATATTCATGCTCTGCAGCATTTGAGTGAATGAAAAAATAATCAGGTCTATGAATATGATGCAGAACAGAATCGGGTTCGAATGCTGCATTGTCATATCCGAGATTTGCAATTCGTAATCCAAATTCTGCAAGGATTAAAAAAAGTAATAAAAATAAAAAGTTAGTCCCTAAAATTTTTAGTTTCTTCCTTATTGATGACATTGAAACTTACTGTTTCAAAATTCGTGACTGAAAAACATGCTTTTCAGTAGTGATGCGCAGTATATAGACACTTTTTCCCAAGCTGGCCGTAGCAAGGTTTATACTATTGATAGTATATGGAATAAATTTACCATACTTAATCATTACACGCTTTCCACTCAGATCAAATATTTCTGTGGTATATTGACTGTTACTATCTGCATAAAAATTAATGTTCAGTTGATTTTTAAATGGGTTGGGAAATATTTTTTCAATGAAATCACCTTTACCATAATATGGATTAAAAACTGCAAGCAATGAGTTACGTGCAGAATCAAAATTAGGAATTCCAAAACCAAGCAATGAATCAGGATTGCTATACTGAGATGCACTTTGTACTATGGCATTAATAATTTGCATATTGTTTGCAGAAGGAATTGCCTGCCACAATGAAGCAACTAATCCTGCAATTACAGGACATGAAAAAGAAGTTCCATTACCCGAAAAAACAGTATTTGAATAAGGGTCGGACACAAATGTACCTTGCCCTTGTGCCACAACAGTTGGCTTAATTCTGCCATCAGCAGAAGGACCTGTTCCACTAAAGGATGCATAAGCACCAGCTGCATCAACAGCACCAATGGTTAAGATACTATCGGCATCAGCTGGAGCTGATATATAATGCCATTGGCCATTACCTTCATTACCTGCACTGCTTACCACAACAATTCCTTTTCGTGAAGCAATGTTAGCTGCAATTGATATGGGTGCTGTTCTGCCATCCATATCACTGTAGGTATGATTCATGGTTGAGTCATCAAAACGGGTATAGCCCAAAGAACTGGAAATTATATCTGCACCGGCACTATCGGCAGCTTCCGCAGCGGTAGCCCAGTTGTATTCTTCTATAAGTTTTTCAGTTGCTGCATCTTCTGAACGGTAGAGTAAAAATGAAGCCTCGGGGGCAGTACCAACAATATTGCCGGGGTCATTGGCTCCAATAATAGAAAAACACATAGAACCATGCGTATGGTCGTCATAGACATTGCTATTGTGATCAACAAAATCATAAGTAGCTATAATTCTGTTATGCGCACGCAGGCTGTCTAATGCTGTCATACTGTCAACACGATAAAATCCTGCATCAAGCATAGCAATTATTTTTCCATCACCTCGAAATCCTAAATCATGCAACTTGTCGCCATGCAACATTTGAATCTGATTAAGTGCATTTCCATAATTATAGTAGGCTGTAGATGAAGCCACCTTCTGTGTTTGAGACTGACGTTGCATTAAACTCTCCATCTCAAAACTAAATTTGCTGCTTGTTTTATTGCTAGTTCGTGAAGCCAATTTTGTTTGCTTCACAAAAGGCAATGCATTTATTGTGGCTAATGCGCTTGGGTTTGCAGATACATCAACAGTAACTTCATTTAGCCAGCGTGATGTATTTAAAATAACTGCTCCTGTGTTTTGAATAGCTGTAAGATATGTTGCATTAACCGGTAAGTCGGAAGAGTCTATTGCAATGCCAAACTGAAGTCTTCTGTTAATTGCCCTCGGTGACAGATAAGCAGATGGATTAGATAAGCTGTATGTTGAATTATTTTTATCCGTCAGCATAACTGCATAACGATTCTGACTATACAACTCTTGCGATATCAGAAAAATCAAAATCAATGCGTAAACTTTTTTCATGACTATTTCTTATTGTGATAAAGTAATGTCTCTGTGTAATGAAATATTTTTCCAAGTGGACTGCCTTGTAAAGAATCATATTGATCTTTGTATATCATGCCTACACCGGTGGCGTAAACTTCAAAATGATTTCTTTTTTCAAAGCCATAATCATAATCTATTTGCTGTACTTTTAAAGTGCTGTCAAAAGAATAATTCATTGTCTGCATTGGCTCATTTAGTGTAATAATTTTATAATCTTCAAAGTCATCAGCAAAAATATTTTTCGCATTTCCATTCCATGTTTTATTGAGCTTTACCGGAAATATAAGTTTTATATAGGTAATGTTATCTTCTTGTTTCTCAATGTTGATAGAAGTCCTGTTAACCGTCCAAACTTTATAAATACTCCATGCATCAGCATCGGTCTTGCGTACATAACGTTCTATGCGATATGTTTGCCGGCCTTCATTATCATTGAATATTGATTCGACTCTTTCTAATAACTGATAAGTACTATCGTAAGTGTTAAGGTCTTTATTAAATAAACTAACCTGATAGATCATTGAATCACCAATTGCTATTGGATAATAACGATAGTCAATGGCATTGACAGTTTCTTTGTCTTTAGTACATCCCATCAGCAATACCAAGGCAAGGCTAATAAGTGCGAAAATATTTTTAGACTTTGCCATATTCTTTATCTATAAATCCTCCACCAACTACATCATTACCCTCGTAGAAAACAGCGCTCTGTCCGGGAGCCACAGCAGTTACCGGTGCCTGAAATTCCACAGAGGCATTATTTGCATTTGTTTGAGTAATGACACTCATTGTGCCTGGATCTTTATATCTTATTTTGGTGAGTACTTCTGTTGGTTGGCGGAGCGATTCATACTTAACTAAATTTAATCCGCGTACTTTCATGGTAGTTTTCTGTAAATCTTCCAACTCACCCAAAACAACAGTATTTGTGTTAGGCTTTATTTCTGTAACATACATTGGCTTACCAAATGCAACTTCAAGTCCTTTACGCTGACCTATTGTATAGAAAGGATACCCTTTGTGTTTACCTATCACTTCATTTTTTGTATTCACAAACACTCCCCCATCAAGTCTATCTTCAATGCCTTCAACTCTTTGTTTTAAAAATGCTCTGTAGTCGTTATCCGGAACAAAACAAATTTCATAACTTTCACTTTTATTGGCTAACTCTTTAAAACCCATTTCGAAAGCCATGCTGCGGATTTCAGATTTTTTATAATTGCCTAATGGAAATCGTGTTCGTGCCAGATTCTTCTGACTTAACCCCCACAACACATAGCTTTGATCTTTATTTAAATCTTTTCCTCTGCTTACAATATAACGGCCTCCTTCATTGCGCACAGAAGCATAATGTCCGGTAGCAATAAACTCGCAGTTCAACATATCGGCACGTTTAATTAATGCTTCCCATTTGATGTGTGTATTGCAAAGAACACACGGATTGGGCGTTCGTCCTGCAAGATATTCATCAACAAAATTATCAATTACAAAATCTCCAAACTCACCTCTGATATCAAGTATATAATGCGGAAATCCTTTCTCTACTGCAATACTTCTGGCATCGTTTATGGAGTCGAGACTACAACACCCTGTTTCTTTGCCAGATATTCCTGACGATGCATAATCCCATGTTTTCATTGTTATGCCTAAAACTTCATAACCTTCGTCATGCAGCATCATAGCTGTAACTGAGCTATCAATTCCACCACTCATGGCAACTAAAATTCTACCTTTCTTACTCACCTTGCAAATTTACTTTAATTATTACTGAAGTGTATCGGTCTTAACTTCAAATCCATTTTTATATTGACTTTCAATCCAAGGTCTGCCTTTTTCATTATAAAAAATCCATTTACCTGACCTGTCACCTACATTATATTGACCCGTTGTATAAAATCCGCCATCGGAATTATAGATGGTATAACCACCTGTAAGTTTATCGTTCTTATAGGTAGCTTTTAACATTGGCTTTCCATCTTTAAAAAACTTTAAGTATGGCCCTTCCAACTTTCCATTGATATAATTTTTCTCTTCTACTTTTCCACCCTCCGGATAAAAGGTAAGCCATTTTCCTTGTTTTATGCCTTTACGAAAAGTTTCCTGTGAGGTAATTTTTCCCTCTTCGTTATAATAATTCCATGTGCTGTCTTTCTGTTCATTAAAATAATGACCATCGGACATTTTTTTTCCATCTTCAAAAAAACTTTCTGCAAAAGCAATTTGTCCGGGTTTCTTCCAGATGAGTGTTGACTTCAACTTTCCGGATTCATAATAAAATTTTGTAGTACCTGTTTGTTTATTATCTTTAAAAGTAGTTACTGAAAACAGGCTGTCTGTTCTGTAAAATTTTTTCCATACGCCCTGTTTTAGTCCTTTAGTATCTTTACGGTTTATGGTATCACCTTTAAAAACTACAAAGGTTTGTCCATGTATAGTGCCTGTAAAAAACAACAGGTAAAGAACAAATGTTATTATTTTCATTGGAAGAAATCATTCATTAAAAGAAAACATCAACAAGACTATTTTATTATAGAAATAAAAAATCACTATTTAAACATTCTCCACATTCAATGCTTCTACGGCAGTAATTTCAGGAACCATACGCAAAATTGTTTCTTCAACTCCTGCTTTAAATGTCATTGCACTCATTGTACAGGAACTGCATGCTCCTTCAAATCTTAACTTCACAACATTTTGTGGTGTGATATCCATTACCGTAACATCACCATTATCAGACTTCAAATAAGGTCGAATGGTATCCAATGCCTTTTCGACTTTATTTTTCAAATTATTTTTTACAGACTCCATCATCAATACGTTTTTTTAAAATCCAGCTGCAGGAACACGTTGAGCCGGTTCAATTACTGCATTTCGAATTGCCACCTGTTGTGCAACAGACTGCGATAAATTATTAAAAGCTTCTGCAACGATTGAACTTCCTGTTGCAATTGGATTTCCCTGATCACCACCTTCGCGAACAGACTGAACTAACGGAACCTGACCAAGCAACTTTACATTCATTTCAGCAGCTAACTTTTGTCCTCCATCCTTTCCGAAAAGATAATATTTGTTTTCGGGAAGCTCTTCAGGAGTAAACCACGACATATTTTCGATTAATCCTAAAACAGGAATATTTACTGAAGGGAGTTGAAACATTGCTATTGCCTTTCTGGCATCGGCCAATGCTACATCCTGTGGGGTTGTCACAACTACTGCACCGGTAAGTGGCACTGTGGAGATTAGGGTAAGGTGTATGTCGCTGGTTCCCGGAGGCAGGTCAACAATCATATAATCTATATCGCCCCAATTAACATCACTAAAAAGTTGTTTCAATGCTTTTGAAGCCATTGGTCCACGCCAAACAATTGCCTGCGATGGATCTGCAAGATAGCCAATAGAGATAAGTTTTACACCATGCTTCTCTACAGGTATCATTAATTGTCGTCCGTTAACTTCTTCAATAAAAGGGTGTTCATGTTCTGAGCCAAACATTATCGGTACGCTGGGTCCAAATATATCTGCGTCAACAAGAGCTACTTTAGCACCATTTTTTGTTAATGAAACGGCTAAATTGGCAGCAACAGTTGACTTACCTACACCACCTTTGCCGGAGGCAACAGCAATAATATTTTTAACACCTTTCATCATTTCATTATCTATACTGCGCTGTGTAGTAACATTGGCCGTCATGTTTACTGTTACATCAGCATCTTTATCTACAAAATGAATTATGGCATTTTTACAGGCGCGTTCAATTTCTGCTTTTAATGGACAAGCAGGTGTTGTGAGTATTACTGTGAAACTGACTTTTTTTCCATCAATCTCAATATCCTTAATCATGTTGAGGGTGACCAAATCTTTTTTAAGATCAGGCTCCTGTACATAACTTAAAGCTTCTAATACTTTTTCTTTAGTAATATGCATGGTGCAAAGATAATAGTTGTAAATGAGTGTTTATAGCATTAATTCAACAGATGGATCCCAAAAGTGTTTCTTAAAATTAATTATTTTATCGTCTGAAACCTTAATGCCTTCTTTTTCGAGTAAATGTTGCATGGCATTATTGTCTCCAAAAAAATGTTTTCCGGTAAGCAAACCATTACGATTTACCACTCTATGTGCAGGCACTCTTGGCTTTATCTTGCTGCTGTTGTTCATCGCCCATCCAACCATGCGTGACGATTGTGCGCTTCCAAGATATTTAGCTATTGCACCATAGCTTGTGACTTTTCCTTTAGGTATCAAACGAACTACCTGATACACCTTTTCAAAGAAAGAAATGTTATCTGAATTGAAAGAGTCTGCTATATTCATACTGGCATAAAAATAAAAAAACCACCGGTTGACAACCAGTGGTTTTTTTATAAAAAAGATTAATTATTGTTTTACAAACTTATTTACTACAACACCATCAGCATTGTTGATTTTAAGAGTATAAACACCTTTGTTCAAAGATTGAATATCTAAAGCAATACGGAAAGGCTCATTATAATTTTGCTTAATTACTTCCTGACCTAGTTGGTTATAAACGGTAAGTGTTGAGTTTCCATAAAGTTTTGCAGAAACCAACAGTTCTGTTGTTGCAGGATTTGGCATCAGCGTTACATTATTACTCAAATCTGTTTCTTTAATACCGGTTGTCACAACCATTGAGGCATCATCCACTCTGATTGAATTGTCAACACTAGAACCAAAGCCATTAATACCGATATTATACGTACCGGATGTTGCAGGTGTAAACGTATGAGAAGCCAAATGATATGTTGAATCAGTAAACAATGGGTCAACAGCAATATTATTGGTCATGGCAGCACCAGTGGCAGCATTTCCATAACGCAATTCTAACTGATATGAGGTTGCAGTTTCTGTAAAACTCTTGTACCAATATTCAATTCTATAATTGGTTCCGGCTGTTAAATCCAGACATGGAGAAAATAACCAGTTTTCAGGAGTTGCAGCTAATGGATTTGCTACACCAAGACGAGCACACAATAAACCATTGTGCATATAAGTAGTGGCGAAGTCCCAAATATTACCATCACCATCTGTATCTTCAATAGTCCATCCCGGAGGAGGTGTAGTACCAGATGCCATTTCAAAACCCTCAGTAACTGGCGTAGTCCCAAGTACAACTGGAGGGATGTTTGTTACAGTAACTGTTGTTGTATCGTTCGCTGCATTACCATCAGAAGGAAGACTGGTATAAGCTTTTATTGTATGTGGTCCAATTGCAGATAAATCAGCTGTACCGGTGAACAAGAATGAAGATGACCCTCCGGCAGGAATTGTTCCGGTAAATGTTTCTGTAACAGGTGTACCATTATCCACAACAAATGATACTGGAAATCCGGAAATTGCGCTTCCACCCCAATTGAAGATAGAAACATCAACTGGTGTTGTTGCACTTAAACCGCAACCTGAATTCATATTACTTATTGCAAAAACACTGGCATCAATGGCTTGCGGGGTATAAATATCAAGTTGATCTATTCCAATAAAGTTGCTGTTACTACCATTTGGGCCTCCATCTGCAACAGTATAACGGATTGCGAAGCGTGCTGAAGTACCCGCAGCAGTTACCGGATAGTTTATATAATCCCATGTACCGGCTATACTTGCCTGAAATCTGCCTAATTCAACCCATGTTGTACCTTCTGGTGTAGAGTCGCCTGCGGCAGAGTACATTACACGAATTGAGTCAACCCACATTGAACCTGCAACCGACCTTGCATAAAATGCAATAATATCACCTGCAGAAACATTCAAAGCAGGGGTTACTAACCAGCTGTCAATGTTATTAGTTCCTGTCACTACCTGATAATTTGCAGCAACATACTCAGTTGCAGCACCATTATAGGCTGGAAACACTGTTCCATCAGGCTGAAACCATGTTGCCTGTGCTCCCTGTGGTCCTGTACCTCTGTAATAAGTCAGATAGCCTCTTGCAGCTAATGAAATTGTGTCGTTCTGCTGACTGAAATCATCAGAATAGGCCACATTGATAGCACTATTTCCTCCTCTTGGAGCTAGTACTCCTGAATGTGCTAAGTCTGTTTTATTTACAGACTGTGTTCTGGCTCCAAATGTTGGATTTTGATTCACCAAAACTTTGTCTTGTGCCATTGATGCACCCGACAATAAAACTGCAACTGCAGCAATTAAAGTAAATTTTGTCATGTGATTTTTGAATTTGATATATGGTTTAAAGGTGTAAAAGTAAAAAAAGCGAACATAATAATTTAGCTTTGCCCTAATCAATTAAAAAAATTATGAACATGCAGAAAATAGCGCTGCTAACTTCAGGAGGCGATTCTCCGGGCATGAATGCCTGTATTCGTTCTATTGTTAGATCTGTCATTTCTCATAACAAACAAGCAGTAGGAGTTATGCGAGGATATGAAGGATTAATTCATGATGAATTTTTGGATCTAAATGCCCGTTCTGTTAGTAATATATTGCAACGCGGTGGCACTATATTAAAAACTGCCCGCAGTAAAACTTTTATGACTGAGGAAGGTATGAAAATGGCATACGCTAATCTTTGCAAGGCAGGAATTGATGGCCTCATTGTAATTGGTGGTGATGGCACATTTAAAGGTGCTGTAGAGTTTAATAAGGTTAGTAATATTCCTTTCATAGGTATACCCGGTACTATAGATAACGATCTTTTTGGCACCGACTACACTATTGGATTTGACACTGCACTAAATACCATCATTAATGCCGTTGACAAAATAAAAGACACTGCTGCCTCACACGATAGATTGTTTTTTGTGGAAGTCATGGGCAGAGACTCCGGATGCCTGGCCTTATATGCCGGAATTGCCAGCGGTGCAGAGGATATATTAATGCCGGAACAAAAAACTAATATTACTGCATTAGTAGAAAAGCTAAAAGAGAGTGTTTTGAGAAGAAAAACATCAAGTGTGGTTATTGTTGCTGAAGGCGATGATGGTGGTGGCGCCTTTAAAATAGCTGAAGCAGTGAAAAAAGAATTCGATTACGATATAAAAGTCACCGTGCTTGGACATATTCAACGTGGCGGCAGCCCAACAGCTAAAGACAGAATAATGGCTACA
This portion of the Bacteroidia bacterium genome encodes:
- a CDS encoding peroxiredoxin, whose protein sequence is MSLNINHPAPLFESFNSEKQPFSLEQLKGKNVLLLFFPAAFTSTCTKELCSVRDDLSYYNNLDCTVIGISTDTIYSLAKYKEEQKLNFQLVSDYNKEIGKIYHVQYELFGLGMKGITKRAAFLIDKSGILRYLEVLENAGEIPDFNKIKSVLDSL
- a CDS encoding S8/S53 family peptidase, which gives rise to MKKVYALILIFLISQELYSQNRYAVMLTDKNNSTYSLSNPSAYLSPRAINRRLQFGIAIDSSDLPVNATYLTAIQNTGAVILNTSRWLNEVTVDVSANPSALATINALPFVKQTKLASRTSNKTSSKFSFEMESLMQRQSQTQKVASSTAYYNYGNALNQIQMLHGDKLHDLGFRGDGKIIAMLDAGFYRVDSMTALDSLRAHNRIIATYDFVDHNSNVYDDHTHGSMCFSIIGANDPGNIVGTAPEASFLLYRSEDAATEKLIEEYNWATAAEAADSAGADIISSSLGYTRFDDSTMNHTYSDMDGRTAPISIAANIASRKGIVVVSSAGNEGNGQWHYISAPADADSILTIGAVDAAGAYASFSGTGPSADGRIKPTVVAQGQGTFVSDPYSNTVFSGNGTSFSCPVIAGLVASLWQAIPSANNMQIINAIVQSASQYSNPDSLLGFGIPNFDSARNSLLAVFNPYYGKGDFIEKIFPNPFKNQLNINFYADSNSQYTTEIFDLSGKRVMIKYGKFIPYTINSINLATASLGKSVYILRITTEKHVFQSRILKQ
- the mnmA gene encoding tRNA 2-thiouridine(34) synthase MnmA — translated: MSKKGRILVAMSGGIDSSVTAMMLHDEGYEVLGITMKTWDYASSGISGKETGCCSLDSINDARSIAVEKGFPHYILDIRGEFGDFVIDNFVDEYLAGRTPNPCVLCNTHIKWEALIKRADMLNCEFIATGHYASVRNEGGRYIVSRGKDLNKDQSYVLWGLSQKNLARTRFPLGNYKKSEIRSMAFEMGFKELANKSESYEICFVPDNDYRAFLKQRVEGIEDRLDGGVFVNTKNEVIGKHKGYPFYTIGQRKGLEVAFGKPMYVTEIKPNTNTVVLGELEDLQKTTMKVRGLNLVKYESLRQPTEVLTKIRYKDPGTMSVITQTNANNASVEFQAPVTAVAPGQSAVFYEGNDVVGGGFIDKEYGKV
- a CDS encoding NifU family protein, giving the protein MMESVKNNLKNKVEKALDTIRPYLKSDNGDVTVMDITPQNVVKLRFEGACSSCTMSAMTFKAGVEETILRMVPEITAVEALNVENV
- a CDS encoding Mrp/NBP35 family ATP-binding protein → MHITKEKVLEALSYVQEPDLKKDLVTLNMIKDIEIDGKKVSFTVILTTPACPLKAEIERACKNAIIHFVDKDADVTVNMTANVTTQRSIDNEMMKGVKNIIAVASGKGGVGKSTVAANLAVSLTKNGAKVALVDADIFGPSVPIMFGSEHEHPFIEEVNGRQLMIPVEKHGVKLISIGYLADPSQAIVWRGPMASKALKQLFSDVNWGDIDYMIVDLPPGTSDIHLTLISTVPLTGAVVVTTPQDVALADARKAIAMFQLPSVNIPVLGLIENMSWFTPEELPENKYYLFGKDGGQKLAAEMNVKLLGQVPLVQSVREGGDQGNPIATGSSIVAEAFNNLSQSVAQQVAIRNAVIEPAQRVPAAGF
- a CDS encoding MGMT family protein, with the translated sequence MNIADSFNSDNISFFEKVYQVVRLIPKGKVTSYGAIAKYLGSAQSSRMVGWAMNNSSKIKPRVPAHRVVNRNGLLTGKHFFGDNNAMQHLLEKEGIKVSDDKIINFKKHFWDPSVELML
- a CDS encoding choice-of-anchor J domain-containing protein, producing the protein MTKFTLIAAVAVLLSGASMAQDKVLVNQNPTFGARTQSVNKTDLAHSGVLAPRGGNSAINVAYSDDFSQQNDTISLAARGYLTYYRGTGPQGAQATWFQPDGTVFPAYNGAATEYVAANYQVVTGTNNIDSWLVTPALNVSAGDIIAFYARSVAGSMWVDSIRVMYSAAGDSTPEGTTWVELGRFQASIAGTWDYINYPVTAAGTSARFAIRYTVADGGPNGSNSNFIGIDQLDIYTPQAIDASVFAISNMNSGCGLSATTPVDVSIFNWGGSAISGFPVSFVVDNGTPVTETFTGTIPAGGSSSFLFTGTADLSAIGPHTIKAYTSLPSDGNAANDTTTVTVTNIPPVVLGTTPVTEGFEMASGTTPPPGWTIEDTDGDGNIWDFATTYMHNGLLCARLGVANPLAATPENWLFSPCLDLTAGTNYRIEYWYKSFTETATSYQLELRYGNAATGAAMTNNIAVDPLFTDSTYHLASHTFTPATSGTYNIGINGFGSSVDNSIRVDDASMVVTTGIKETDLSNNVTLMPNPATTELLVSAKLYGNSTLTVYNQLGQEVIKQNYNEPFRIALDIQSLNKGVYTLKINNADGVVVNKFVKQ
- the pfkA gene encoding 6-phosphofructokinase, whose protein sequence is MQKIALLTSGGDSPGMNACIRSIVRSVISHNKQAVGVMRGYEGLIHDEFLDLNARSVSNILQRGGTILKTARSKTFMTEEGMKMAYANLCKAGIDGLIVIGGDGTFKGAVEFNKVSNIPFIGIPGTIDNDLFGTDYTIGFDTALNTIINAVDKIKDTAASHDRLFFVEVMGRDSGCLALYAGIASGAEDILMPEQKTNITALVEKLKESVLRRKTSSVVIVAEGDDGGGAFKIAEAVKKEFDYDIKVTVLGHIQRGGSPTAKDRIMATRFGAEAVAALFNNQTNKMTGWNGREVILVDLDKAVKQHNPFDKRLVDYNRFLTL